From Anaerotruncus rubiinfantis:
TTGCGGAGATCGACAGCATCACCCGCCAGAATTATATCGGTACCATCGACGAATCGCTCCTGATGAATGAGGAGGCCAAAGGTTTTATCGCCGGCTTGGACGATCCTTACGCCGCCTATTACGACGCGGCGGCTTATGACCGGCTGCTGCAGGATTACAGCGGTGACCGGGTGCAGATCGGCATCGTGACCAAGATGAACGAGGAAGGTTATATCGAGGTCACCGAGGTCTATCCGGATTCCCCTGCGCAGGCTGCGGGCATCGAGCCGGGCGATTTGATCGTCAAAATCGACGACACCGATATCACTTCGGACAACTATATCGAGGCGGTCGGGATGCTTAAGGACAAGCCTGGCACCCAGATGACCATCATCCTGCGCAAAGGCGTTGAGGACAGCACCCTCGTGATGACCAGGCGGTTTGTGGAAACCCCGTCTATCTCCACCACAATGCTCGGCGGGAGCATCGGCATGGTCAAAATCAAGGAATTCAACGACAGCACGCCCGACCAGTTCTCCAAAATGGTTGACCGGCTGATCGACGAAGGCGCATACGGCCTTGTTTTCGATGTGCGCGGTGTGAGCAGGGGAACCCTGCGCTCGGTCGCGCAGGTTCTGGATAAGCTGTTGCCGGAAGGCGTGCTTGTCTCCTCGACCGATAAAACCGGTGTGACCACTGTGTTGGAGACCTCGGACGCGCGGCAGGTGGAGCTGCCGATGACGGTGCTCGTAAACGATAAGACCTCCGGCGAGGCGGAGCTTTTCGCAGTTGCGATCAAGGATTATAACAAGGGCAAGATCATTGGCGTGCGCACCGCGGGAAAGGGGACGATGCAGACCATCTTTCCGCTCACCGATGGCAGCGCGATCCGCCTGACCACGGCGCGCTACAACCCGCCGGTCAGCCCGAGCTTTGACAAGGAGGGCGTCACGCCCGACTTTGAGGTGCGCAATACTGACGACGCGCTGGCGGCGGCCGATCCGATGGAATACGACCTGCAGCTCAAAAAAGCGATGGAGGTTATTTCGGTGGCGATGAACGCCGCGGATACTCCGGCGCAGGACGCTTCGGAACCGGAGGAGAGCTCGTCGGCCGCATCAAGCCGGCCTGCATCCTCGTCCTCCGATGTGGATTCGGAAGATGAAGAGGAAAGTTCTTCCAGAAGTTCGGCGTCGTCGGGCCCGGTGGACTCCTCCGCCAGCTCGGCCGTTTCCAGCCGCGCACAAAGCAGTTCTTCCGCTTCCAGCAGCGCGGTTTCATCCGGCAGTGCCTCGGATTTGGCCGGTTCGGAGGCTTCTGGCGGCTGATTTGTACAACAGGAAAAATATGGAAACGCCGGCGGGCATTTTATGCCCGCCGGCGTTGGCATATTTGCGGCATGGTTGGAATATACTGTTCAGGACAAACAAAAAGATAGGATCGGGATGAAAAATTTTGATAAAATGTCAAAACCTGCACTTGACATCTCGGGACGGTTTGACTATAATACTAACCATTGCAACATACGGTGATACCGGAGGTGCTTGCGCACCGGAACAGATTGCTGGCTAGATGGTCGCCATAGGGCGGCCTTCTGTAATATACAAAAGAAAATGTTCTTGTAAAGGGGAATGTGTGGATATGGCGACGGAGCTTTTGATGACGAAAGAGGGCTATGAAGCCCTGAAAAAAGAACTTGACGAGCTGAAAAGCGTCACCAGGGGGGAGATCTCGGAAAAAATCCGGGTGGCACGCGGTTTCGGCGACCTGAGTGAAAACAGCGAGTACGATGAGGCCAAAAATGAACAGGCGGTCGTGGAAGCGCGGATCAAAAAGCTGGAGGACCAGCTCAAAAATGTGAAAATCATCTCGAAGGAGGAAATCGCCACCGACAGGGTGACGGTTGGCTGCCGCATCAAGATTCTGGACCTCGACTACAATGAGGAGATGGAATACCGTATTGCCAGCTCGGTGGAATCGAATGCTTCGGACAACACAATTTCTGACGAATCCCCGGTGGGTAAAGGTCTTATTGGGCACAAGGTGGGCGAGTGTGTGGAAATCCATGCGCCGGCTGCGACTTTCAAGCTCAAGATCCTTGAAATCGGCCTTTGATCACTTTGGATCAATCAAAATTGATATGCGGCGAAATATTTGTGAAAAGCGGGCTTTGCAAAAGCCCGCTTTTTTGGTATAATAATTCCATATGTAAATGTTGCGTAAGGATGTGTAAAAATGAAGAACCCACAGAACAATGAAGTGGAACTGACCCCGGAGGAAGAACAGCAGAAACTTTCCGAAGTGCTGCAGATCCGGCGGGATAAACTTGCCGCGCTGAAAGAGGAGGGCAAGAACCCCTTTGAGATCACCACCTATACCCGTACCGCCTATGCGGATCAGGTTGTTTCTAAATTTGATGAGATGGAAGGCCAGGAGGTTTCGGTCGCGGGGCGCATCATGAATAAACGCGGCATGGGCAAGGCGTCGTTTATCGACATCCGCGACGCCAGCGGCAAGGTGCAGAGTTATGTGCGCCAGGACGCGGTGGGCGAAGAAGCCTATGCCGATTTCAAAAAATGGGATATCGGCGATATTATCGGCCTGACCGGAGAGGTGTTCCGTACCCAGAAAGGCGAAATCTCGATCAAGGCGCACAAGATTGTGCTGCTTTCCAAGTCGCTGCTGCCGCTGCCGGAGAAATGGCACGGCCTGAAGGACACCGAGCTGCGTTACCGCCAGCGGTATGTCGACCTGATCGTCAACCCGGAGGTCAAGGAGACCTTTGTCAAGCGTTCAAAGATCATCACCGCGATTCGCGGCTATCTTGAAAGCAAGGGCTTTCTCGAGGTGGAAACCCCCGTGCTGCACACCATCGCGGGCGGCGCGGCGGCGCGGCCGTTCATCACCCACCACAACGCGCTTGATATTGATATGTATCTGCGCATCGCGCTTGAACTGCATCTCAAACGCCTGATCGTCGGCGGCTTTGACAAGGTCTATGAGATCGGCCGGGTATTCCGCAACGAGGGCATTGACACCCGCCATAACCCGGAATTCACCCTGCTTGAAATCTATGAGGCGTACACCGACTATAACGGCATGATGGACCTTTCCGAAGGCCTGTTCCGTCACTGCGCGCACCAGGTCCTCGGCACCGGGCAGATCCGGTACGGCGATATCGATATTGATCTCGACCGCCCGTTTGAGCGGCTCTCAATGCTCGAAGCGGTCAAGAAGTACAGCGGCGTCGATTTCCGCCAGATCAAAACGCTGGAGGAAGCCCGCGCAGCCGCGAAAGAGCACCACATTGAATACGAGGAACGGCACGGCAAAGGAGATATCCTGAACCTCTTCTTTGAGGAATACTGTGAGGAGCACCTGATCCAGCCAACTTTCATCACCGAGCACCCGGTCGAGATTTCACCGCTTTCCAAGCGCAAACCCTCCGACCCGGAATACACCGAGCGGTTCGAGCTGTTCATCCTGGGCCGTGAGCATGCGAACGCCTTCTCCGAACTCAACGACCCGATCGACCAGCGCGGACGCTTTGAACACCAGGCCGCGATGAAGGCTGCCGGAGACGAGGAGGCATGCGACATCGATGAGGATTTCCTCACCGCGCTCGAATACGGCATGCCGCCGACAGGCGGCATCGGCATTGGCATCGACCGCATGGTGATGCTGCTGACCGACAGTGTTTCGATCCGCGACGTGCTGCTCTTCCCCACGATGAAGCCAATCAAAGATTGATTGCATAGAACAACCGGCCCCAGACGGATGTAGTCCATGGGGAAGGGCGGCTCGCCTTTCCCCATGTGGGCATCGGCTTCGCACCAGAGGAGGATCCAGATGGACGAACTGCAGAAAGAGACAAAAATCCGCGGCAAACGGCACCTTGGGATGATCGTGGTCGGTATTGTCCTATTGGTCCTGTTGGGGCTCGGCTATTACTACACCGCCGGACCGGATACAACCGGGAACGTGGTGCTGGTCGCTGTGCGCGGATACCTTTCTGTGGAGCAGAAGGATGCGCTCACCAGCCAGTTTTTGGGTTATGCGCCGGACGACGCGGACGGCGGAATCAACCTGAAGGTGTATGAATTTCCGGCCGCGCACGGCCAGCCGGGAGAGACCTCGAAACTGTTCGGGGAGCTGCAGAACGAGATCAAAAACGGTACGGCGGATCTGATTCTGCTGGACCGCTATGTTTACGATATGCTCGGGGACGAGCGCCTGTTTGAGGATCTGTCGGCGCTTTATCCGGGAGATCCGGCCCTCAGTGGGAACTTCCTCTATGGAGTCAATGGAAAACCGTTCGCAAAGGCGTCCGGTTTGGAGGAACTGCCGGAGCTCTATCTGGCGCTGCGGAGCGGAAAATTGAATATCGTGAATAAAAATGCACAAAACCTGGAAAAACATGCATACCAGTTGGAGATTTTGAATAATATTGCATTCAGCACCCCTCCTTCTGGATATGTTGCGCAGGGTTTGGACTGAAAAAGTCATACTAACGTGATAGAGCACAAAAGATTTTCGAGAAATCAGCAAAAAAACATCGATTTGACAGCTAGACAAAACGGGAAAAGCAATGTATAATTATTCAAAAAGAAGCAAAGACGGAGGAGTACGCACAGTGATGGGGATTGTTCATGCAAAACCGAAATGCCTGCTTTACATGCAGCCGTTCTTTTCCCATTTGCTTTTGCATTTATGAT
This genomic window contains:
- a CDS encoding S41 family peptidase, yielding MNKKISLGAAIAFTVIMVAMTYSVTMVSSMGNFNDKVNNLRERESFYSKLAEIDSITRQNYIGTIDESLLMNEEAKGFIAGLDDPYAAYYDAAAYDRLLQDYSGDRVQIGIVTKMNEEGYIEVTEVYPDSPAQAAGIEPGDLIVKIDDTDITSDNYIEAVGMLKDKPGTQMTIILRKGVEDSTLVMTRRFVETPSISTTMLGGSIGMVKIKEFNDSTPDQFSKMVDRLIDEGAYGLVFDVRGVSRGTLRSVAQVLDKLLPEGVLVSSTDKTGVTTVLETSDARQVELPMTVLVNDKTSGEAELFAVAIKDYNKGKIIGVRTAGKGTMQTIFPLTDGSAIRLTTARYNPPVSPSFDKEGVTPDFEVRNTDDALAAADPMEYDLQLKKAMEVISVAMNAADTPAQDASEPEESSSAASSRPASSSSDVDSEDEEESSSRSSASSGPVDSSASSAVSSRAQSSSSASSSAVSSGSASDLAGSEASGG
- the greA gene encoding transcription elongation factor GreA; amino-acid sequence: MATELLMTKEGYEALKKELDELKSVTRGEISEKIRVARGFGDLSENSEYDEAKNEQAVVEARIKKLEDQLKNVKIISKEEIATDRVTVGCRIKILDLDYNEEMEYRIASSVESNASDNTISDESPVGKGLIGHKVGECVEIHAPAATFKLKILEIGL
- the lysS gene encoding lysine--tRNA ligase, translated to MKNPQNNEVELTPEEEQQKLSEVLQIRRDKLAALKEEGKNPFEITTYTRTAYADQVVSKFDEMEGQEVSVAGRIMNKRGMGKASFIDIRDASGKVQSYVRQDAVGEEAYADFKKWDIGDIIGLTGEVFRTQKGEISIKAHKIVLLSKSLLPLPEKWHGLKDTELRYRQRYVDLIVNPEVKETFVKRSKIITAIRGYLESKGFLEVETPVLHTIAGGAAARPFITHHNALDIDMYLRIALELHLKRLIVGGFDKVYEIGRVFRNEGIDTRHNPEFTLLEIYEAYTDYNGMMDLSEGLFRHCAHQVLGTGQIRYGDIDIDLDRPFERLSMLEAVKKYSGVDFRQIKTLEEARAAAKEHHIEYEERHGKGDILNLFFEEYCEEHLIQPTFITEHPVEISPLSKRKPSDPEYTERFELFILGREHANAFSELNDPIDQRGRFEHQAAMKAAGDEEACDIDEDFLTALEYGMPPTGGIGIGIDRMVMLLTDSVSIRDVLLFPTMKPIKD